A single region of the Enterobacteriaceae endosymbiont of Donacia tomentosa genome encodes:
- the rplU gene encoding 50S ribosomal protein L21, whose protein sequence is MYAIFSNGGKQYKVSKGDIIQLEKIIGKIGEKIEFQDVLMIKNNEKLNIGNPIIMGARITAKLLFHGKLRKIKIIKFHRRKHFRKKQGHRQYFTNVKIIKINNE, encoded by the coding sequence ATGTACGCTATCTTTTCTAATGGTGGGAAACAATACAAAGTATCTAAAGGAGATATCATTCAATTAGAAAAAATCATCGGAAAAATCGGAGAAAAAATTGAATTTCAGGATGTTTTAATGATTAAAAATAATGAAAAGTTAAATATAGGCAATCCTATTATTATGGGTGCAAGAATAACAGCAAAATTACTTTTTCATGGTAAATTACGTAAAATTAAAATAATAAAATTTCATAGAAGAAAGCATTTTAGAAAAAAACAAGGACATCGTCAATACTTTACTAATGTTAAAATTATAAAAATTAATAATGAATAA